One part of the Chryseobacterium sp. 7 genome encodes these proteins:
- a CDS encoding glycosyltransferase family 1 protein — MKIIFHENQLCYRGTSNALFDYAYYNEEMLGNESMILYPKNSPNNVEEAIDRFKNKFNVFGYSDIQERDEIIKKSNADLFYAIKSGEIETDIPQDLIKTAIHAVFKYNEPYGDVYAYVSEWLAKTMSKGTLPFVPHIIDLPEVSGDLRSELNIPKDAIVFARYGGAETFDIRFVMEAVKKTALKNKNIYFIFMGTDEFIKRSFFRSYKNIIFLPPTTDIERKVKFINTSDAFLHARTQGESFGMAIGEFSIKNKPIITWSGSDEKSHLEILGDKAILYKDKQDIMQILNSFKPDNSKNWDCYSHQFNPRSVMEKFENVFLK; from the coding sequence ATGAAAATTATTTTCCACGAAAACCAACTATGTTATAGGGGTACCTCTAATGCCCTTTTTGATTATGCTTATTATAACGAAGAAATGCTCGGCAATGAGTCAATGATTCTTTATCCTAAAAATAGTCCGAATAATGTGGAGGAAGCTATTGATCGATTTAAAAATAAGTTTAATGTCTTTGGATATAGTGATATACAGGAAAGGGATGAGATTATTAAAAAGTCAAATGCCGATCTGTTTTATGCTATAAAATCTGGGGAGATAGAAACAGATATACCTCAAGATCTTATTAAAACTGCTATTCATGCAGTTTTTAAATACAACGAGCCATATGGTGATGTATACGCTTATGTATCAGAATGGCTGGCAAAAACAATGAGTAAGGGAACATTGCCTTTTGTTCCTCATATTATAGATCTTCCTGAAGTGAGCGGTGATCTTCGCAGTGAGTTGAATATTCCAAAAGATGCTATAGTATTTGCGAGATATGGCGGAGCAGAAACTTTTGACATAAGATTTGTGATGGAAGCTGTAAAGAAAACAGCACTCAAAAATAAGAATATATATTTTATTTTTATGGGAACCGATGAATTTATAAAGAGAAGTTTTTTCAGATCTTATAAGAATATCATTTTTCTTCCTCCTACAACAGACATTGAAAGAAAAGTAAAATTTATTAATACTTCTGATGCTTTTTTACATGCCCGAACACAGGGTGAAAGTTTTGGGATGGCCATAGGTGAGTTTTCCATTAAGAATAAGCCTATTATAACATGGTCCGGATCTGATGAAAAGTCACACCTTGAAATTTTGGGAGATAAAGCTATTTTATATAAGGATAAGCAAGATATAATGCAAATTTTGAATAGCTTTAAACCGGATAATAGTAAAAATTGGGATTGCTATTCTCACCAGTTCAATCCCCGATCAGTTATGGAGAAGTTTGAGAATGTATTTCTAAAATAA
- a CDS encoding MAC/perforin domain-containing protein, translating into MKKQILFCFSSLLMLFMSSCSTEELNSEVTPESPAAKASNRLAASKFAGDGIYDVLGHGYNVAGEYANATAAGFKVIDIDRFKAEQASRLISENTFSQEYTEEYGENAESYSKMVSTKVNATAGIPLFKKTLSVGFNSAVTTNNKFEGKYIYGSYNLTIKQKRVRFNTTTDMLGDYLTPEFIQDLQTKTPQQIVEDYGTHVTLDIYTGAKLDVLFQAETRSQSRDRAARIGVKVGMKDIFDVDVTNDVNTSESSMNYSKKLAYKTRGGDPSKGLVGDLNLDQNNPKINISNWQNSSNTSNSVLVDFGSNGLVIIYDLVKDAAKKAQLKAYVDQYLIDNKVYMEFNTIPVYRYYNGVDHYYTKTPGSYSGYSYEGTEFNAFLYKAPNTVPIYRYYNGKDHYYTKTPGYYQGYVDEGIEFNAFATQQPNTVPIYRYWNGKDHYYSRSSVRPSGYVAEGIEFYAY; encoded by the coding sequence ATGAAAAAACAAATTTTATTTTGCTTCAGTAGTTTACTGATGCTTTTTATGAGTTCTTGTTCTACAGAAGAACTTAACAGTGAGGTAACCCCTGAAAGCCCTGCGGCAAAGGCTAGTAACAGATTGGCTGCATCCAAATTTGCAGGTGACGGAATTTATGACGTCTTAGGACATGGTTATAATGTTGCCGGCGAATACGCCAATGCAACAGCAGCCGGTTTTAAAGTGATTGATATTGACCGTTTTAAAGCAGAACAGGCCAGCAGACTGATCAGCGAAAACACATTCTCACAGGAATATACTGAAGAATACGGTGAAAATGCTGAATCTTACTCTAAAATGGTTTCTACCAAAGTGAATGCTACCGCAGGTATTCCATTATTCAAGAAAACACTTTCTGTAGGATTTAATTCTGCCGTAACAACCAACAATAAGTTTGAAGGAAAGTATATCTACGGAAGCTATAATCTTACCATTAAGCAAAAAAGAGTAAGATTCAATACTACTACAGATATGTTGGGAGACTATCTTACTCCGGAATTTATTCAGGATTTACAGACAAAAACTCCACAACAAATTGTGGAAGACTATGGAACTCACGTAACACTTGATATCTACACAGGAGCAAAACTGGATGTTTTATTTCAAGCAGAAACAAGAAGCCAGAGCCGTGACCGTGCTGCAAGAATTGGGGTGAAAGTGGGAATGAAAGACATCTTTGACGTAGATGTAACAAACGATGTGAATACTTCGGAATCTTCCATGAACTATTCTAAAAAATTAGCCTATAAAACAAGAGGAGGAGATCCATCAAAAGGTTTGGTAGGAGATCTTAATCTGGATCAGAATAATCCTAAAATCAATATTTCGAACTGGCAGAACAGCTCTAATACAAGCAACTCAGTTTTGGTAGATTTTGGAAGCAACGGACTGGTTATCATCTACGATCTAGTGAAAGATGCTGCTAAAAAAGCTCAGCTTAAAGCCTATGTAGATCAGTATTTGATCGACAATAAAGTGTATATGGAATTCAATACAATTCCGGTTTACAGATATTATAACGGAGTAGACCATTATTACACAAAAACTCCGGGAAGCTACAGCGGATATTCTTATGAAGGAACGGAATTCAATGCATTCTTATATAAAGCGCCAAACACCGTTCCAATCTACAGATATTATAACGGTAAAGATCATTATTATACAAAAACTCCGGGATACTATCAGGGATATGTAGACGAAGGGATTGAGTTTAATGCTTTTGCAACTCAGCAGCCTAATACAGTTCCAATCTACAGATACTGGAATGGTAAAGATCATTACTATTCAAGATCAAGTGTAAGACCATCAGGTTATGTGGCGGAAGGAATTGAATTCTATGCCTATTAA
- the gltX gene encoding glutamate--tRNA ligase, with amino-acid sequence MEKVRVRFAPSPTGPLHLGGVRTALYDYLFAKNQGGEFVLRIEDTDTARYVEGAEEYIEEALEWCGITPDESPKKGGKYAPYRQSERRDIYDRYTEQILKTDYAYIAFDTAEELDAIRAEYEAKGDVFSYDNKTRNGLRNSLTLSEEEVKRLLDDKTPYVVRFKMPVDRVLNLEDIIRGKFSVNTNTLDDKVLVKNDGMPTYHFANIIDDHEMEISHVIRGEEWLPSLGLHTLLYEAMQWEAPQFAHLSLILKPEGKGKLSKRDGDKFGFPVFPLDFKDPATGIVSKGYRENGYLPDAFINMVALLGWSPADDKEILPLEEMIKEFDLHKVHKAGARFSKEKSEWFNHQYIQMKSDEELLQILKNTDLDLSGASDEKLLKVIHLMKERATFPKDIYENGKFFFESPVSYDEKASKKAWNEETSAILGELATAFESTDFSAETLKQKMHDFAESKGLGMGKVMMPLRLSLVGELKGPDVPDILETLGKEESIARIKNAINNFN; translated from the coding sequence ATGGAGAAAGTAAGAGTACGTTTTGCTCCAAGTCCTACAGGACCTTTACATTTGGGAGGCGTAAGAACCGCATTATATGATTATCTTTTTGCTAAAAACCAGGGAGGAGAATTTGTATTGAGAATTGAAGATACAGATACAGCCAGATACGTGGAAGGCGCTGAAGAATATATTGAAGAAGCCTTGGAATGGTGCGGAATCACCCCTGATGAGAGTCCCAAAAAAGGAGGAAAATATGCTCCTTACAGACAATCTGAAAGAAGAGACATCTATGACAGATATACAGAGCAGATCTTAAAAACAGATTATGCTTATATCGCTTTTGATACGGCAGAAGAATTGGATGCCATTCGTGCAGAGTATGAAGCGAAAGGTGATGTTTTCTCCTATGACAATAAAACCAGAAACGGCCTTAGAAACAGCCTTACCCTTTCTGAAGAAGAGGTTAAAAGATTACTGGATGACAAAACACCTTATGTCGTAAGATTTAAAATGCCTGTTGACAGAGTATTGAATCTTGAAGATATCATCCGTGGAAAATTCTCCGTTAATACCAATACTCTAGATGATAAAGTTCTGGTAAAGAATGACGGAATGCCAACCTATCATTTTGCCAACATCATTGACGACCACGAAATGGAAATCTCTCATGTAATCCGTGGGGAAGAATGGCTGCCATCTTTAGGACTTCACACCTTATTATATGAAGCAATGCAGTGGGAAGCGCCACAGTTTGCCCACCTGTCTCTAATTTTAAAGCCCGAAGGAAAAGGAAAACTAAGCAAAAGAGACGGTGATAAATTCGGATTTCCGGTATTCCCGCTAGATTTCAAAGATCCAGCTACAGGAATAGTGTCTAAAGGGTACAGAGAAAATGGTTATCTTCCTGATGCTTTCATCAATATGGTTGCATTATTGGGATGGTCTCCTGCTGACGATAAAGAAATTCTTCCACTGGAAGAAATGATCAAAGAATTTGATCTTCATAAAGTACACAAAGCAGGTGCAAGATTCAGCAAAGAAAAATCTGAGTGGTTCAACCATCAGTATATTCAGATGAAATCTGATGAAGAGCTTCTACAGATCCTTAAAAATACAGATCTTGATCTTTCCGGTGCTTCTGATGAAAAACTGCTGAAGGTAATCCACCTGATGAAAGAAAGAGCTACCTTTCCGAAAGATATTTACGAAAATGGGAAATTTTTCTTTGAATCTCCGGTTTCCTATGATGAAAAAGCTTCAAAAAAAGCATGGAATGAAGAAACTTCTGCTATTTTAGGTGAATTGGCAACTGCTTTTGAATCTACAGACTTCTCCGCTGAAACATTAAAGCAGAAGATGCATGATTTCGCGGAAAGCAAGGGATTAGGCATGGGCAAGGTGATGATGCCACTACGTTTGTCTTTAGTAGGAGAACTGAAAGGACCGGACGTTCCGGACATTCTGGAAACCCTTGGTAAAGAAGAAAGTATCGCAAGAATAAAGAATGCTATAAATAATTTTAACTAA
- a CDS encoding acetyl-CoA carboxylase carboxyltransferase subunit alpha, producing the protein MEYLSFELPIKELMDQYQTCSLVGEESGVDVKLACSQIEDKILEKKKEIYSNLTPWQRVQLSRHPDRPYTLDYINGMADKGSFLELHGDRNFADDPAMIGGLITLDGQKVMIIGTQKGRTTKERQHRRFGMPNPEGYRKALRLMKLAEKFNIPVVTLVDTPGAYPGLEAEERGQGEAIARNIFEMVQLKTPIFTYIIGEGASGGALGIGVGNKVYMLENTWYTVIAPESCSSILWRNWDHKEDAANALNLTPADALREKFIDGIIEEPLGGAHYDQETTYLNLKNSILQNIKAFSKFTGQELETQRQDKFIAMGQFKG; encoded by the coding sequence ATGGAATATTTAAGTTTCGAACTTCCTATCAAAGAATTGATGGATCAATACCAGACGTGTTCTTTAGTAGGAGAAGAAAGTGGTGTTGATGTAAAATTAGCATGCAGCCAGATTGAGGATAAGATCTTAGAAAAGAAAAAAGAAATCTATTCTAATCTTACACCTTGGCAAAGAGTACAACTGTCACGTCACCCGGATCGTCCTTATACACTGGACTACATTAACGGAATGGCAGACAAAGGCAGTTTCTTAGAACTTCATGGAGACAGAAATTTCGCTGATGATCCGGCAATGATTGGAGGATTGATTACCCTGGATGGTCAAAAAGTAATGATCATAGGGACTCAAAAAGGAAGAACGACTAAAGAAAGACAGCACAGAAGATTTGGAATGCCTAATCCTGAGGGATACAGAAAAGCTTTAAGACTAATGAAGCTTGCTGAAAAATTCAATATCCCTGTGGTAACTTTAGTAGATACACCGGGAGCTTACCCAGGATTGGAAGCTGAAGAAAGAGGACAAGGTGAAGCTATTGCAAGAAATATTTTTGAAATGGTACAGCTGAAAACACCAATCTTCACTTACATCATTGGAGAAGGTGCCAGCGGTGGAGCATTAGGAATAGGTGTAGGAAATAAAGTATATATGTTGGAAAACACATGGTATACGGTAATTGCTCCGGAAAGCTGTTCTTCGATCTTATGGAGAAACTGGGATCATAAAGAAGATGCAGCCAATGCATTAAATCTTACCCCGGCAGATGCCTTAAGAGAAAAATTCATCGACGGGATTATTGAGGAACCGCTTGGAGGTGCTCATTATGACCAGGAGACTACTTATTTGAACCTGAAAAATTCAATTTTACAAAATATCAAAGCTTTCTCCAAATTTACAGGACAGGAGCTTGAAACCCAAAGACAGGACAAATTCATTGCAATGGGTCAGTTTAAAGGATAA
- a CDS encoding DUF6759 domain-containing protein, producing the protein MKKIFFLLFICIFSLGFSQKKKKTKSKAVVEKETVIIYTEQEAEVSKEARVIAGFLKQNPGHAKTDYFKRKLIDIIMAGNSPEAKPTIKPISKEKIENIVKNNELNSGKTIATNTAKTVNGKPVSDNTAAAIEALKEERRTTTFASAGSAGSAKSAGSSKSGPSEENKKTAAMLTHLFNNDLNKSEAYVNIKNRSACNLIVKISGKKYYNLTVPAKGENFILVDKGEYVMTTSVCDAKYSSLKKITQDIEIALNVSE; encoded by the coding sequence ATGAAAAAAATCTTCTTTCTCCTATTTATATGCATTTTCTCTCTTGGATTTTCCCAAAAAAAGAAAAAAACAAAATCTAAAGCCGTTGTTGAAAAAGAAACGGTAATTATCTATACAGAGCAGGAAGCGGAAGTTTCAAAAGAAGCCAGAGTGATTGCCGGGTTCCTGAAACAAAACCCCGGACACGCCAAAACAGATTATTTTAAAAGAAAATTGATTGATATTATTATGGCCGGAAACTCTCCTGAAGCAAAGCCAACTATTAAGCCAATCAGTAAAGAAAAAATTGAAAATATTGTAAAAAATAATGAGCTGAACAGTGGCAAAACAATCGCAACGAATACCGCAAAGACCGTTAACGGTAAACCTGTTTCTGATAATACAGCAGCTGCTATTGAAGCTTTAAAAGAAGAAAGAAGAACAACTACTTTTGCATCGGCAGGCTCTGCTGGCTCAGCAAAAAGTGCAGGAAGTTCTAAATCTGGACCAAGTGAGGAAAATAAAAAAACAGCAGCTATGCTTACCCATCTTTTTAATAATGATTTGAATAAGAGTGAAGCGTATGTGAATATTAAAAACAGATCTGCCTGTAATCTCATCGTAAAGATCAGCGGTAAAAAATATTATAATCTGACAGTTCCTGCAAAAGGAGAAAATTTTATTCTTGTTGATAAAGGGGAATATGTAATGACAACCTCAGTATGTGATGCTAAATATTCTTCTTTGAAGAAAATTACTCAGGATATTGAAATTGCACTCAACGTCTCAGAATAG
- the tsf gene encoding translation elongation factor Ts: MSYTPVAADVAKLRNQTGAGMMDCKKALVEAEGDFEKAVDILRKKGQKVAANRADRESAEGAVIARVNEDNTLGVIISLNCETDFVAKNEAFIELAYEIAEMAIFAATKEELLATDFHGMTVAEKLIEQTGVIGEKIEIGSFERIQGDFLGAYIHAGNKIAAISSLSAKVDGADEAAKAVSMQVAAMNPIALDETRVSQETIDKELEIERHKLTEEGKPANIIDNILKGKMQRFYKDNTLVHQDFIKDGSISVADYVKSVNADLKVTGFVRVSL, encoded by the coding sequence ATGTCTTATACACCAGTTGCTGCAGACGTAGCTAAATTAAGAAATCAAACAGGTGCAGGTATGATGGACTGCAAGAAAGCTCTAGTTGAAGCTGAAGGAGACTTCGAAAAAGCGGTAGATATCCTTAGAAAAAAAGGACAAAAAGTTGCTGCTAACAGAGCTGACAGAGAATCTGCTGAAGGTGCTGTAATCGCAAGAGTAAACGAAGACAACACTTTAGGTGTAATAATCTCTTTAAATTGTGAAACTGACTTTGTTGCTAAAAACGAAGCGTTCATTGAGCTAGCTTACGAAATTGCTGAAATGGCTATCTTCGCTGCTACTAAAGAAGAGCTTTTAGCTACTGACTTCCACGGAATGACTGTTGCTGAAAAATTAATTGAGCAAACAGGAGTTATCGGTGAGAAAATTGAAATCGGATCTTTCGAAAGAATCCAGGGAGATTTCTTAGGAGCTTACATCCACGCTGGAAACAAAATTGCTGCAATCTCTTCTCTTTCTGCTAAAGTAGACGGAGCTGACGAAGCTGCTAAAGCTGTTTCTATGCAGGTTGCTGCTATGAACCCAATCGCTTTGGACGAAACAAGAGTTTCTCAGGAAACTATCGATAAAGAATTAGAGATCGAAAGACACAAACTTACTGAAGAAGGTAAGCCTGCAAACATTATCGACAATATCCTTAAAGGTAAAATGCAGAGATTCTACAAAGACAACACTTTGGTACACCAGGATTTCATTAAAGACGGAAGTATCTCAGTTGCTGATTACGTAAAATCTGTAAACGCAGACCTAAAAGTAACAGGATTTGTAAGAGTAAGCCTATAA
- a CDS encoding gliding motility-associated C-terminal domain-containing protein — protein MKKFLLAFCTFFCLLVNAQLDSEHWIAPMSASSLLGTPKGYLYLSTNETTPFSVQVFNNNNVFSTVQVSKGNPVQVTIPNNMMISSTPSGLFTPNSMGLYVKGSKKFFASYRFTVQDQAEFITSKGLAGLGKTFFVGMAPNTTAKPYVNSTIGITATEDNTTVTLSGYNPAVVFSDGISAPSRTFTINKGKSYIIEAQSNLNPNNLTGLVGAKIVANKPISVTNGNFNSIYTTQNNTNVDVLMDQAVPVERLGKDFVMMKGNGPANSGMEVAVVIATVNNTKLTVNGTLLNNVTLNAGQYYVVQGTNYVSQVNGNYNMSISANNNVYVYQLLAGTSTGTVYATGGMNFIPPLSCFLPKEINEIGFINKIGTDTFNTRLNIITQAGAAVTINGNPIAAGTGPAPVTGNPNWVTYSIPSVTGNITVGSTKPVTAGIAAGNGAVGYGGYFAGFSSVPVITKTGDCYNGVQLSVESGYDAYQWYLNGNPITGATTPTINPDLYGSGIYTCYITRTNCESRLTAEFDYTACPPITTTTYDIGSCNTKIINPVFSNSTQTIDPSYTNIIVSPTNGTISINPTTGQIIYTPNAGITANTTDTFTYYIQGNGNPAAFEYFKIVINTHVFQVNNASLTSCAAANGNGTFNLTTASVTQEPGATVTYFTNQNLTGQITNPAAYSGQAGTIYANITSIYGCSKTATITLNTYPTPNINTSNFNAAICDDNFDGIVSVNFTNVTPQIVTNPANFTVRYYLNQADANAGNNNTLPANWTFTANTTVYVRVSGVIGECPPVFGQINFTIGNKIPLITNNAQADICDNDLSGSEAVSLNDYKALFTTDPGVTLSFYTSLANAQAGLNPISLSQTLTSLSTVLYVRFQSNTACPNTAVLTLNLKTPKKSEKLRDQVICSDEKIMLDAGPGFTSYLWSTGATSPSISVGPGTYYVDLGFNGCVYRQHVNVTTSQAPTITKIEVTGTTATVFVTGGTAPYKYSLNGFDYQTSNVFTGLSRGLHTVYVLGSDRCSHVTKEFLVLNLINTITPNGDGINDVLNYSELKIKKNVTIEVADRYGTTVYKSSDKNYIWDGTANGRNLSTGTYWYIIKWIEPDTQLPVSYSGWLLIKNRE, from the coding sequence ATGAAAAAATTTCTACTGGCTTTTTGCACTTTTTTTTGTTTATTGGTGAATGCACAATTGGATTCTGAGCATTGGATCGCTCCTATGTCCGCAAGCAGTCTCCTTGGAACTCCGAAAGGTTATCTTTATCTTTCTACCAATGAAACAACACCTTTCTCTGTACAGGTATTTAACAATAACAATGTATTTTCTACCGTTCAGGTAAGCAAAGGAAATCCTGTTCAGGTAACCATTCCGAACAATATGATGATTTCCTCCACCCCATCAGGACTTTTTACGCCCAATTCCATGGGATTGTATGTAAAAGGAAGTAAAAAATTCTTTGCCAGCTACAGATTCACCGTACAGGATCAGGCTGAATTTATTACCTCAAAAGGATTGGCCGGACTCGGGAAAACGTTCTTCGTAGGGATGGCTCCCAATACCACTGCCAAGCCTTATGTCAACTCAACTATTGGAATAACTGCAACGGAAGATAATACCACTGTAACTTTATCAGGTTACAACCCTGCTGTTGTTTTCTCAGACGGAATTTCAGCTCCATCGAGAACTTTCACCATCAATAAAGGAAAATCATACATCATTGAAGCACAGAGCAACCTTAATCCTAATAACTTAACAGGATTAGTAGGTGCAAAAATTGTTGCCAATAAACCGATCTCTGTCACCAACGGAAACTTTAACAGTATCTATACCACTCAAAACAATACTAATGTAGATGTATTGATGGATCAGGCTGTTCCGGTAGAAAGATTGGGGAAAGATTTTGTGATGATGAAAGGAAACGGGCCAGCTAATTCAGGAATGGAAGTCGCCGTAGTGATTGCTACGGTAAATAATACAAAGCTTACTGTAAACGGAACGCTTTTGAATAATGTTACTCTAAATGCAGGACAATATTATGTTGTTCAGGGAACCAACTATGTAAGTCAGGTGAACGGAAATTACAATATGAGTATTTCTGCCAATAACAATGTATACGTATATCAGCTTTTGGCCGGAACTTCCACAGGTACGGTTTATGCCACAGGAGGGATGAATTTTATTCCGCCTTTAAGCTGTTTCTTGCCTAAGGAAATTAACGAGATCGGGTTTATTAATAAAATAGGAACTGATACCTTCAATACAAGACTTAATATTATTACTCAGGCTGGTGCTGCTGTGACGATCAATGGAAACCCTATTGCAGCGGGTACAGGCCCGGCTCCGGTAACAGGAAATCCAAACTGGGTTACTTATTCTATTCCAAGTGTAACTGGAAATATTACTGTAGGTTCAACGAAACCTGTTACAGCAGGTATTGCTGCCGGGAACGGAGCGGTAGGATACGGAGGATATTTTGCAGGATTTTCTTCTGTTCCGGTAATTACAAAAACCGGTGACTGTTATAATGGTGTTCAGCTTTCTGTAGAATCTGGTTATGATGCCTACCAATGGTATCTGAACGGAAACCCGATTACAGGAGCTACTACCCCAACCATCAATCCTGATTTGTACGGCTCCGGAATATACACCTGCTATATCACCAGAACAAACTGTGAATCCAGGCTTACAGCAGAATTTGATTATACTGCATGCCCGCCTATCACTACAACAACTTATGATATTGGATCTTGTAATACCAAAATCATCAATCCGGTATTTAGTAATTCAACCCAAACTATTGATCCTTCATATACAAACATTATTGTATCACCCACCAACGGAACCATAAGTATAAATCCGACAACAGGACAAATCATATATACTCCTAATGCAGGTATTACTGCCAATACTACGGATACATTCACTTATTATATTCAGGGGAACGGAAATCCGGCGGCTTTTGAATATTTTAAAATTGTAATCAACACCCATGTTTTTCAGGTAAACAATGCTTCTCTTACTTCTTGCGCAGCTGCTAACGGAAACGGAACATTCAACCTGACTACAGCTAGTGTAACTCAGGAACCTGGTGCAACAGTAACTTATTTCACCAATCAAAATTTAACAGGCCAAATTACTAATCCCGCAGCTTACTCAGGACAGGCCGGAACGATATATGCAAATATAACTTCAATCTATGGATGTTCTAAAACGGCAACCATTACTTTAAATACTTATCCTACTCCCAATATTAACACAAGCAACTTCAATGCTGCTATTTGTGATGATAATTTTGATGGCATTGTAAGCGTTAACTTTACGAATGTAACCCCTCAAATTGTAACGAATCCTGCCAACTTCACAGTGAGATATTATCTTAATCAGGCTGATGCCAATGCAGGAAACAACAATACTCTTCCGGCCAACTGGACTTTCACGGCCAACACCACGGTTTATGTAAGAGTATCCGGTGTTATTGGAGAATGCCCTCCTGTATTTGGGCAGATCAATTTTACAATTGGAAATAAAATTCCTTTGATTACCAATAATGCACAGGCTGATATCTGTGACAATGACCTTAGTGGTTCGGAAGCGGTAAGTCTTAATGATTATAAAGCTTTATTCACCACAGATCCGGGAGTGACATTATCTTTTTACACTTCACTGGCGAATGCTCAGGCAGGATTAAATCCTATTTCCCTATCACAGACCCTTACGTCTCTCTCAACGGTATTGTATGTAAGATTTCAAAGCAATACAGCATGTCCTAATACAGCTGTATTAACTCTGAATCTGAAAACACCTAAAAAATCAGAGAAGCTTCGTGATCAGGTCATTTGTTCTGATGAAAAAATAATGCTGGATGCAGGTCCAGGATTCACTTCATACCTATGGAGTACAGGTGCCACGTCGCCAAGTATTTCTGTGGGACCGGGAACTTATTATGTAGATCTGGGATTCAACGGGTGTGTATACCGCCAGCATGTGAATGTAACTACCTCACAGGCTCCAACTATCACTAAGATTGAGGTAACCGGTACTACAGCAACGGTTTTTGTAACCGGAGGAACAGCACCTTATAAATATTCATTAAATGGATTTGATTATCAAACCTCTAACGTTTTCACAGGATTATCAAGAGGTCTTCATACGGTATATGTATTGGGTTCTGACAGATGCAGCCATGTAACCAAAGAGTTTCTGGTTCTCAATCTTATCAATACCATTACCCCAAATGGAGACGGAATCAATGATGTTCTGAATTATTCTGAATTAAAAATCAAAAAAAATGTCACTATTGAGGTGGCAGACCGCTATGGGACCACTGTTTATAAGTCTTCTGACAAGAATTATATATGGGATGGAACAGCCAATGGAAGAAATCTTTCAACGGGAACATATTGGTATATTATCAAGTGGATTGAGCCAGATACCCAATTACCAGTTTCATACTCAGGATGGCTTTTAATTAAAAATCGGGAATAA